A part of Winslowiella toletana genomic DNA contains:
- the ytfR gene encoding galactofuranose ABC transporter, ATP-binding protein YtfR: MTTQTEETLLDIRGVSKFFPGVKALDNVSFSIRRGEIMALLGENGAGKSTMIKVLTGVYQRDTGTVTLDGQAINPHNTAQAQQIGIGTVYQEVNLLPNMSVADNLFIGREPRRFGMIDRKAMVRDATKLLQNYGFELDVTRSLGQYSVAMQQIIAICRAVDLSAQVLILDEPTASLDASEVEMLFTLMNQLRAKGMSLIFVTHFLDQVYRISDRITVLRNGQFIATRETKSLPRIELIKLMLGRELLETALQRAGSTLRSNQPVVEFTDYGKKGTIEPFSLQVRPGEAVGLAGLLGSGRTETAELLFGIRRADSGSAKVKGKPRTIRTPAQASRLGMGFCPEDRKTDGIIGAASVRENIILALQAQRGWLRPIKRREQQQIAERFIKSLGIRTPDADQPVELLSGGNQQKVLLSRWLVTRPQFLILDEPTRGIDVGAHAEIIRLIESLCADGLALLVISSELEELVGYADRVVILRDRRQVAEIPLEQLSVASIVNAIADGGAQYA, from the coding sequence ATGACCACGCAAACAGAGGAGACGCTGTTAGATATTCGCGGCGTCAGTAAGTTTTTCCCCGGCGTAAAAGCGTTGGATAATGTCTCTTTTAGTATCAGGCGTGGTGAAATCATGGCGCTGCTGGGGGAGAACGGCGCCGGTAAGTCGACGATGATCAAGGTGCTTACCGGCGTCTATCAGCGTGATACCGGCACCGTGACGCTGGACGGGCAGGCGATCAATCCACATAACACCGCGCAGGCGCAACAGATCGGTATCGGTACGGTGTATCAGGAAGTGAACCTGCTGCCCAATATGTCGGTGGCGGATAACCTGTTTATTGGCCGCGAACCACGACGCTTTGGCATGATCGACCGAAAGGCGATGGTGCGGGATGCGACGAAATTACTGCAGAATTACGGTTTTGAACTGGATGTGACCCGTTCGCTCGGCCAGTATTCGGTGGCGATGCAGCAGATTATCGCCATCTGCCGCGCGGTGGATCTCTCGGCGCAGGTGCTGATCCTTGATGAACCTACCGCCAGCCTCGATGCCAGCGAGGTGGAAATGCTGTTTACCCTGATGAACCAGCTCAGGGCGAAAGGCATGAGCCTGATTTTTGTCACCCATTTTCTCGACCAGGTGTATCGCATCAGCGACCGGATCACCGTACTGCGCAATGGCCAGTTTATTGCCACCCGCGAGACGAAAAGCCTGCCGCGTATAGAACTGATTAAACTGATGCTCGGGCGCGAGCTGCTGGAGACCGCGTTGCAGCGTGCTGGCAGTACGCTGCGCAGTAATCAGCCGGTCGTGGAATTTACCGATTACGGCAAGAAGGGCACCATTGAGCCGTTTAGCCTGCAGGTGAGGCCGGGCGAGGCGGTAGGCCTGGCCGGACTGCTGGGATCTGGCCGCACCGAAACCGCCGAACTGCTGTTTGGCATCCGGCGGGCCGATAGCGGTAGCGCGAAGGTCAAAGGCAAACCGCGCACCATCCGCACCCCGGCGCAGGCATCGCGTCTGGGAATGGGGTTCTGTCCGGAAGATCGTAAAACCGACGGCATTATTGGCGCAGCTTCGGTGCGCGAAAATATTATTCTGGCATTGCAGGCGCAGCGTGGCTGGCTGCGGCCGATTAAACGGCGTGAACAGCAGCAGATTGCTGAACGCTTTATCAAAAGCCTGGGTATCCGTACTCCGGATGCCGATCAGCCGGTGGAGCTGCTCTCCGGTGGTAATCAGCAGAAAGTCTTGCTGTCACGCTGGCTGGTAACGCGGCCGCAGTTTCTGATTCTCGATGAACCAACGCGCGGCATTGACGTGGGGGCGCATGCTGAAATTATTCGTCTGATTGAATCACTCTGTGCCGACGGCCTGGCGCTGCTGGTGATCTCTTCGGAGCTGGAAGAACTGGTGGGCTATGCCGATCGGGTTGTGATCCTGCGCGATCGCCGTCAGGTGGCGGAAATTCCACTCGAACAGCTCTCGGTAGCGTCAATCGTCAACGCGATTGCTGACGGAGGGGCGCAATATGCTTGA
- the ydgT gene encoding transcription modulator YdgT has protein sequence MTAQDYLLKFRKVSNLETLEKLFDHLNYSLSDDSEILNMYRAADHRRAELVSGGRLFDLGCVPKSVWRYVL, from the coding sequence ATGACAGCACAAGATTACCTGTTGAAATTTCGTAAAGTGAGTAATTTAGAAACCCTGGAAAAATTATTTGATCATCTTAACTATTCGCTTAGCGATGACAGTGAGATTCTGAATATGTATCGCGCTGCCGATCATCGTCGCGCCGAATTAGTTTCCGGTGGACGCTTATTTGATTTGGGCTGTGTGCCGAAATCGGTCTGGCGCTACGTGT
- the ytfQ gene encoding galactofuranose ABC transporter, galactofuranose-binding protein YtfQ: protein MWKRLLLTTLVSAALSGSVLAADMTVGFSQVGSESGWRAAETSVAKSEAVKRGITLKIADGQQKQENQIKAVRSFIAQGVDAIFIAPVVQTGWEPVLEEAKDAKIPVFLLDRAIVVKDKSLYEAVVTADNVLEGKLIGDWLVKQVAGKPCNVVELQGTVGASVAIDRKKGFAEAIAGAKNIKVVRSQSGDFTRSKGKEVMESFIKAENNGKNICMVYAHNDDMAIGAIQAIKEAGLKPGKDILTGSIDGVPDIYKAMLAGEANANVELTPNMAGPAFDALEKLKKDGTKPPKIIKTESKLFLPADAQTELDKKKGMGY, encoded by the coding sequence ATGTGGAAGCGTTTACTCTTAACCACCCTGGTGAGTGCCGCACTCTCCGGTTCTGTGCTGGCAGCCGATATGACGGTCGGTTTTTCGCAGGTTGGCTCTGAATCGGGCTGGCGCGCGGCCGAAACCAGCGTGGCGAAAAGCGAAGCGGTTAAACGCGGCATTACGCTGAAAATTGCCGATGGTCAGCAGAAGCAGGAGAATCAGATTAAAGCGGTGCGCTCGTTTATTGCGCAGGGCGTAGATGCCATTTTTATCGCCCCCGTCGTGCAAACCGGCTGGGAACCGGTACTTGAAGAAGCAAAAGACGCTAAAATTCCGGTCTTTCTGCTGGACCGCGCCATCGTGGTGAAAGATAAGTCGCTGTATGAGGCGGTGGTCACCGCTGATAACGTACTGGAAGGAAAACTGATTGGTGACTGGCTGGTAAAACAGGTGGCAGGCAAACCCTGTAACGTCGTCGAGCTGCAGGGCACCGTTGGCGCCAGTGTCGCTATCGACCGTAAGAAAGGTTTCGCTGAAGCGATTGCCGGCGCCAAAAATATCAAAGTAGTCCGTTCCCAGTCTGGCGACTTTACCCGCAGTAAAGGGAAAGAGGTAATGGAGAGCTTTATCAAGGCGGAAAACAACGGCAAAAATATCTGCATGGTTTATGCCCACAATGACGATATGGCGATTGGCGCTATTCAGGCGATTAAAGAGGCAGGCCTGAAACCGGGCAAAGATATTCTTACCGGATCGATTGACGGTGTACCGGATATTTATAAAGCGATGCTGGCGGGTGAAGCCAACGCCAACGTCGAGCTGACGCCGAATATGGCTGGTCCGGCATTTGATGCGCTGGAAAAACTGAAAAAAGATGGCACCAAACCGCCGAAAATTATCAAAACCGAGTCAAAACTGTTCCTGCCAGCCGATGCGCAGACCGAGTTAGACAAGAAAAAAGGTATGGGTTACTAA
- the yjfF gene encoding galactofuranose ABC transporter, permease protein YjfF, which produces MIKRHLPLMITLLVFVAGYLFCLSQFPGFASTRVICNILTDNAFLGIIAVGMTFVILSGGIDLSVGAVIAFTGVFLARAIGDFNLSPWLAFSLILLAGSAFGAMMGWLIDALKIPAFIITLAGMFFLRGCSYLVAESSIPIDHPLYSTLSSMAWKIPGGGRLSLLALMMLVVVAAGILLAHRTRFGNQVYAIGGNATSAQLMGISTRATTVKIYMLSSGLATLAGIVFSLYTSAGYALAGMGVELDAIASVVIGGTLLSGGVGTVLGTLFGVLIQGLIQTWINFDGTLSSWWTKIAIGILLFGFIALQRLLTVIWDRQQNAPVKRLHS; this is translated from the coding sequence GTGATTAAACGTCATTTGCCATTAATGATTACCCTGCTGGTGTTTGTCGCCGGTTATCTGTTTTGTCTGAGCCAGTTTCCCGGTTTTGCCTCGACGCGAGTGATCTGCAATATCCTGACCGATAACGCTTTTCTCGGTATTATCGCGGTGGGCATGACCTTTGTGATCCTTTCCGGCGGTATCGATCTCTCTGTTGGGGCGGTGATCGCCTTTACCGGTGTATTTCTGGCACGGGCAATTGGGGATTTCAATCTGTCGCCGTGGCTGGCATTTAGCCTTATTCTGCTGGCCGGTTCGGCGTTTGGCGCCATGATGGGCTGGCTGATTGATGCGCTGAAAATCCCGGCATTTATTATTACCCTTGCCGGGATGTTTTTTCTGCGTGGTTGCAGCTATCTGGTGGCGGAAAGCTCGATCCCGATCGATCACCCGCTCTATTCCACGTTGTCTTCAATGGCGTGGAAAATTCCCGGCGGGGGGCGGCTCAGCCTGCTGGCGCTGATGATGCTGGTGGTGGTGGCGGCTGGAATTTTGCTGGCGCACCGCACGCGCTTTGGTAATCAGGTGTATGCGATTGGCGGCAACGCCACCTCGGCGCAGCTGATGGGGATTTCGACCCGCGCCACCACGGTGAAAATTTATATGTTGTCCTCCGGGCTGGCGACGCTGGCCGGAATCGTTTTCTCGTTGTATACCTCGGCAGGCTATGCGCTGGCGGGTATGGGCGTTGAACTGGATGCGATTGCCTCGGTGGTGATTGGCGGAACCTTGCTATCTGGCGGTGTAGGGACGGTGCTGGGGACGCTATTTGGCGTACTGATTCAGGGACTGATTCAGACCTGGATTAACTTTGACGGCACGCTGAGTTCCTGGTGGACCAAAATTGCCATCGGTATTTTGTTGTTTGGTTTTATTGCGTTGCAACGGCTGTTAACGGTGATCTGGGATCGGCAGCAAAATGCGCCGGTGAAGCGGTTGCATTCGTAA
- a CDS encoding inverse autotransporter beta domain-containing protein, with amino-acid sequence MKQKSFSPIAKNPGSRTGKFLVLSQIAAQIALAISPFYIHSATAKEEPLKWYQSGNLTPEEQALYQKQSDRLATAGSLLAQDNSAAAAAGMARSAATGEMNNALSGWLNQFGTAQVQLNLDEKFTLQGSQADVLLPMYDNNNTLLFTQLGLRNADQRTTGNIGAGVRTMTGDWMLGVNTFYDNDFTGKNRRLGVGVEAWRDYLKLSGNSYWRLNNWHQSRDFADYDERPANGYDVRAEGWLPAYPQLGAKVMYEQYQGNEVALFGKDNRQKNPWAFTGGVNYTPVPLITVGAEHRAGKSGKQDSQLNLALNYRLGESWQSQIDPSRVDAARLLSGSRLDLVERNNNIVLDYRKQEYLTLGLPESVTGKSHSLLPLSYKVKNSYAIQGIKWESPALTAAGGVITPAGEGRLNITLPAWQIKGTNNYTLSGTITDVKGNTHTATSQIVVDIADVSVDGSTTTATPPSIIADGTNASLVQVTMVDGNGQPITDMAPAMTMALVETQHKDQPKAQRAMKLQHAAIGEVKENAPGVYEATLTSGTRVGSLVVTPSFNGTALKAVTVQQTADISTAHFKGDTIVAITTGSVADGVATNQVDAIVTDANDNPIPGIAVDFTLSGSAIPVNNTLQIVTDDQGKASISYTNTVAETVTVNATLTANGGINAKVDTRFIADITTAEVVTLTSDKTRITGTGGEEAQLTATVKDAKGNLVPGATVTWQSNAGSYNPNSTTDSDGKTQITLSAVRAATTDITAKVSAKATIGTPATMDIGIRAVLQTNGKYYWTLIRDHRISNSAPASVALANCQNYGGGRLLNSSDVNDFGPGKADFATQSVADEFQDWAYKISDNWTTGHGKGADLNSIGSPHGVINDVNIDFEGYVCVKSV; translated from the coding sequence ATGAAACAGAAAAGTTTTTCCCCTATTGCTAAAAACCCAGGGAGCAGAACTGGTAAGTTCCTTGTACTTTCACAGATAGCCGCGCAGATCGCGCTGGCTATCTCCCCATTCTATATTCACAGCGCCACCGCCAAAGAAGAGCCGCTGAAGTGGTACCAGAGCGGTAATCTGACGCCGGAAGAACAGGCGCTGTACCAGAAACAGAGCGATCGACTGGCTACCGCAGGCTCACTGCTGGCGCAGGACAACTCTGCCGCCGCTGCAGCCGGGATGGCGCGTTCCGCCGCCACTGGCGAAATGAACAATGCGCTCTCAGGCTGGCTCAATCAGTTTGGTACCGCTCAGGTTCAGCTGAATCTCGATGAGAAATTCACCCTGCAGGGCAGCCAGGCTGATGTACTGCTGCCGATGTATGATAACAACAACACGCTGTTATTTACCCAGTTAGGTCTGCGTAATGCCGACCAGCGTACTACCGGCAATATCGGCGCCGGTGTACGTACCATGACCGGGGACTGGATGCTCGGAGTTAACACTTTCTATGACAATGATTTTACTGGTAAAAACCGCCGACTCGGCGTTGGCGTCGAAGCCTGGCGCGACTACCTGAAATTATCCGGCAACAGCTACTGGCGTCTGAACAACTGGCATCAGTCACGGGACTTTGCTGACTATGATGAGCGCCCGGCCAATGGCTATGATGTCCGTGCAGAAGGCTGGCTTCCCGCTTATCCGCAGCTCGGCGCCAAAGTCATGTATGAACAGTACCAGGGGAATGAAGTTGCGCTGTTTGGCAAAGATAATCGCCAGAAAAATCCATGGGCGTTTACCGGCGGCGTAAATTATACACCGGTTCCGCTGATCACCGTTGGCGCGGAGCATCGTGCTGGCAAGAGCGGTAAACAGGATTCACAGCTTAATCTCGCGCTGAACTACCGTCTTGGTGAATCCTGGCAGTCGCAGATTGACCCGTCGCGTGTCGATGCCGCCCGCCTGTTAAGCGGCAGCCGTCTGGATCTGGTGGAACGTAATAACAACATTGTGCTCGACTATCGTAAACAGGAGTACCTGACGCTGGGACTACCGGAAAGCGTCACGGGTAAAAGCCATAGCCTGTTGCCATTAAGCTATAAGGTAAAAAATAGTTATGCGATACAGGGCATCAAGTGGGAATCCCCCGCGCTGACCGCGGCAGGCGGCGTGATTACGCCAGCCGGTGAAGGCCGTCTGAATATCACCCTGCCCGCCTGGCAGATAAAGGGGACCAACAACTATACCCTGAGCGGCACCATTACCGATGTGAAAGGCAATACCCATACCGCCACCAGCCAGATTGTGGTGGATATCGCCGACGTCAGCGTTGATGGCAGTACCACAACGGCGACGCCGCCCAGCATTATCGCTGACGGCACCAACGCCTCACTGGTACAGGTGACGATGGTTGACGGCAACGGTCAGCCAATCACCGATATGGCGCCGGCGATGACCATGGCGCTGGTAGAAACCCAGCATAAGGATCAGCCGAAAGCGCAGCGGGCAATGAAGTTGCAGCATGCGGCGATTGGTGAAGTTAAAGAGAACGCCCCTGGCGTATATGAAGCCACCTTAACGTCAGGCACCCGCGTAGGCAGCCTGGTGGTGACACCATCATTTAACGGCACCGCCTTAAAAGCAGTTACCGTGCAGCAGACCGCTGATATCAGCACTGCGCACTTTAAAGGTGACACCATCGTTGCTATCACTACTGGCAGCGTGGCAGATGGCGTAGCGACCAACCAGGTTGATGCGATTGTCACTGATGCCAACGACAACCCAATCCCGGGTATCGCGGTGGACTTTACGCTTAGCGGTAGTGCAATACCGGTCAACAATACGTTACAGATAGTGACTGATGATCAGGGCAAGGCCAGCATCAGCTATACCAACACCGTTGCCGAGACGGTCACCGTGAATGCCACGCTGACCGCTAATGGCGGCATCAATGCGAAGGTTGACACCCGTTTTATTGCTGATATCACCACCGCGGAAGTGGTTACTTTAACCAGCGATAAGACAAGAATAACCGGTACTGGTGGTGAAGAGGCGCAGCTTACTGCCACGGTAAAAGATGCGAAAGGCAATCTGGTGCCGGGTGCGACAGTTACCTGGCAATCAAATGCAGGTAGCTATAATCCAAACTCAACCACCGATAGCGACGGTAAAACGCAGATTACCCTGAGTGCAGTCAGAGCGGCAACCACTGATATTACGGCAAAAGTCTCTGCTAAGGCGACAATTGGTACGCCAGCAACCATGGATATCGGCATCCGTGCGGTACTGCAGACCAACGGTAAATATTACTGGACCCTGATCAGGGATCACCGGATTAGTAATAGTGCGCCAGCTTCAGTTGCCCTTGCTAATTGCCAAAACTACGGTGGTGGGCGCTTGTTAAACAGCTCTGATGTCAATGATTTTGGCCCCGGCAAAGCCGATTTCGCCACCCAGTCAGTAGCGGATGAGTTCCAGGACTGGGCGTATAAAATATCTGACAACTGGACCACCGGTCACGGCAAAGGGGCTGATCTCAATTCCATTGGATCACCCCATGGCGTTATTAATGATGTAAACATTGATTTTGAAGGCTATGTTTGCGTCAAGTCGGTCTGA
- the ytfT gene encoding galactofuranose ABC transporter, ATP-binding protein YtfT, with amino-acid sequence MLETHLTPEKPRMLKRKLPPGMPQIAALILVLLVDSLVASNFFAIHLQDGRLFGSPIDILNRAAPVALLAIGMTLVIATGGIDLSVGAVMAIAGATAATMTVAGYSLTLVILATLGTGIACGLWNGVLVALLKIQPFVATLILMVAGRGIAQLITQGQIVTFNSDALARIGSGTLWYLPVPVWITLLVALLVWWLTRKTALGLFIEAVGINLRAARNAGVTGWLVVMSTYAISGLCAAVAGLIVAADIRGADANNAGLWLELDAILAVVIGGASLMGGRFNLVLSLIAALIIQAMNTGILLSGFPPELNQVVKAIVVMCVLLLQSPRFIQLFKRGRRRD; translated from the coding sequence ATGCTTGAGACACACCTGACCCCGGAGAAGCCACGTATGCTGAAACGTAAACTGCCGCCGGGTATGCCGCAAATTGCCGCTCTGATCCTGGTTCTGCTGGTCGACAGTCTGGTTGCCAGTAACTTTTTTGCCATCCATTTGCAGGATGGCCGCCTGTTTGGCAGTCCCATTGATATTCTCAATCGCGCCGCGCCGGTGGCGCTGCTGGCGATTGGTATGACACTGGTAATCGCTACCGGCGGCATTGATCTGTCGGTGGGGGCGGTGATGGCGATTGCCGGCGCGACGGCGGCCACCATGACGGTGGCCGGTTACAGCCTGACGCTGGTGATCCTCGCCACGCTGGGTACCGGCATCGCCTGCGGCCTGTGGAATGGCGTGCTGGTGGCATTACTGAAGATCCAACCGTTTGTTGCCACCCTGATTCTGATGGTGGCGGGGCGCGGCATTGCTCAGCTGATTACTCAGGGACAGATTGTCACCTTTAACAGTGATGCACTGGCGCGGATTGGTAGCGGCACCCTGTGGTATTTGCCGGTGCCGGTATGGATCACTTTGCTGGTAGCGCTGCTGGTGTGGTGGTTAACCCGCAAAACCGCGCTCGGTCTGTTTATTGAGGCCGTGGGGATTAATCTGCGCGCGGCTCGCAATGCCGGGGTGACCGGCTGGCTGGTGGTGATGTCAACCTATGCGATTAGCGGGCTGTGCGCCGCAGTGGCAGGGTTGATTGTTGCCGCCGATATTCGCGGCGCCGATGCCAATAATGCCGGGCTGTGGCTGGAGCTGGATGCAATTCTGGCGGTGGTGATTGGCGGCGCTTCGCTGATGGGCGGGCGCTTTAATCTGGTGTTGTCGCTGATTGCCGCACTGATTATTCAGGCGATGAATACCGGTATTCTGCTTTCCGGTTTTCCACCGGAGCTGAATCAGGTGGTAAAAGCGATAGTGGTGATGTGCGTTCTGCTGTTGCAGTCGCCGCGCTTTATCCAGTTATTTAAACGAGGGCGTCGCCGTGATTAA